A segment of the Agrobacterium tumefaciens genome:
GAGATAGACAAGAAAATAACCGCTTACGCCAAACAGCGCGATGAACAGCATCGGCTTGCGGTATTCGCCGAGCCGGTCTGCCACGATCCCCATCAGCACGCTGGCACTGACATTGATGACGGCGGCAAACAACATCAACAGCGAGTATACAGTATTGCTCAGTCCGATCTCGCGAATGCCGATGACCGCCTGATAGGGCGCGGTTGCAGCATTCGAAAAACCGAAGAACAGAATGGCAAGCGCCCCGATCCGGATCGACGGATTGCTGATAACGATGGAAAGAGCGGAGCGCATAAAAACTCACGAAAGATGATCCGCAAATCCGGATCGATACGAGGGCATCTTTCCCGACGCGCTGTTATCGCCAGCGCGCCGAGAGAACGGGTTCCGGGCTATAATCGAAAGACATGCTCCATGGGAAGATGGCTCCTTGCCGCCGGTGGTTCGGAAGACTTTCGATATCCTGATTGATGACGCCGTCCGTCAGTGCCATCAGATTTGGATTGGCGATTGGTGCAAGCTCTGGTGAGAGATAACCCGATTTCACCACAAGCAGCTTTGCCTCTTTGGGGTCGAAACCAAGCCGCGTAAAATCGGACAGCATATGATACGGTCTGCGCCGCGCAGCGAGGATGACCGTTACGCCACCAATGGCAACAACAGCCTGGCGCTGCTCGTCCGTACCCGGGTCATCGAGTTTCAAAACCAGCGCTTCGACGTTCACGGACGGACTTTGAGGATCGAGGCTACCACCGATCTGCAGGCTGACAGATGCACCTTCGCCTGCCGCAAAACACGCCTCGACAGCCGGCTTGTCCGTAATACCGCCCATCAACGCGCCCTGCCAGTTTCTGGCAATGAGCGCAGCCAACACATCAGCCCGATCTCCCACCCCACCGCCGGTCGGGTTGTCACCGGAATCAGCCAGAATGATCGGCGTAGTCACTGTCTTTGCCGCAATGTCCAGAATGGCGTCCAAAGGCTCGGTCACCGGTCCGAACTCGAAGTCCTGACGTGCATCCCAATAAGCCTGAGCAATCTCGACGGCAACGGCCTGCGCCTCTTGCTTGTTGGTGCCCGTTACCACTGCGCAGGCTGTTGCCCGAGGCTCATCCGCCCAGACATAGCCGATCATGAAATTCGCATCCCAGATGCCGGGTCGCGCATCATGTTGCGGCAACACCGCATAGAGACTCTTGGCAGGTTCATCTTCCGTTGAGGTTTTTTCACCTGGAAGCAGAACCGGGATCTTTGCCCATGCGACGCCGGGCTTCTCACCCGTTTTCAGGGCTTTCAGCAACATGGACCACGCCCGCACCATGGTTTCGCGTACGTCGATATGCGGCGCAGTACGGTAACCCGCAAAAATATCAAGCTGATCGATGATCCGCTGGCTGACATTGCCATGCAGGTCATAGCTGGCAGACACGATCACATCTGGCCCGACAACGGCGCGGGCACTGGAAATCCAGTCACCCTCGGCATCGTCCATGCCTTCGACATTCATGGCGCCATGCATGGCAAGATAAAGCCCGTCAACCGGCAGGACCGCGCGAAGCCTTTCAAGAAATTCCGTCTTGAAAGCCTCATAGGCCTGGCGCGAGACAGGGCCGCCGGGAACTGCCCGTGCATGCAGGAGCGGCAGAACTTCCGCCCCTCCATCACCCAGAAAATTGAAATACTCGGCTTCGACCAGATCCTGACCGCGGAAGACACGAAAATCCTCCGGCCTCATCAAAACCGGCGAAGACGTGCTGCATTCAGTGTGAATGCCGCCAACGGCAATACGCATGGCGCTCCCCCTCAATAGACCGGGCTAAGAGGAACGATCGCGGCAAACCGCAGCCAGTCCTTTTGTGCCTTGGGTGTCCACGCCGCTTCCGCAATAGCCGGGAGACGCGGGAAAACAAGGTGATTGAAGTAGGCGCGATTGAGGAAATGCTCCGACCAGATGCAGGCCTGTACGCCCTTCATGCGGTCCTTCAGCTCTTCCGGAAACTCGCCCACCGCCTCATAGGCATATGTGTGCGACGGAGGCACCGTTCCAGCCCAGCTTGCGCCCGGCTCCTGCCAGGCCTCGTCCTGCACCATGTCCAGGTAGTAGGCTTGTCCCGGCGTCATCACCACGTCGTAGCCCTGCTTGGCCAGCGCAAGGCCGACCTCCGGTTTCTGCCAGGCCATCAGAAGTGTGCCTTGCGGATCGACACCGCCGCCGTGGGAAACTTCGTCCCATCCGGCAAGCTGACGGCCGCGCTCATGCAACATGCCCTGAATGCGCTTCATGAAATAGGATTGAATGCCGAACGTGCCGTCCAGCCCTTCTTTCTCCATCAGAGACTTTGCCAGCGGCGATGCCAGCCATGATCCATCCGCAACCTCATCGCCACCGATGTGGATGAGACGCGATGGAAACAGCTCGACCATTTCATCGAAGATCTTGCCCAGAAACTCATACGTCAACTCGATGGCCGGGTTGAGTGCGTTGTTGGGATACCCCTGCACAGAACGATAACTATCGGGCGCCTCCTGGCCGTCCGTCAATTCCGGATAGGCCACCAGGGCTGCAGTACTGTGGCCAGGAATATCAACCTCGGGAATGACTTCGACGTTCAATGCAGCCGCACGCGCCACAACGTTGCGGACATCATTCTGCGTATAGAAACCGGAGACCGGCTCGGCGCTGTTGCCAAGCTGCGGCAGAAGCTGCGTGTCCGGACCACGCGTCGCACCCACCGTGGTCAGCAACGGGTAGGCCTTGATTTCAAGACGCCATGCCTCGTCATCCGTCAGATGCCAATGGAAACGGTTCATGCGGAACCATGCCATGATATCGATCAGCCTCAGCACATCATCCGTGGGATAGAACTGGCGCGACACATCCAGATGGCACCCACGCCAGCTATATCGCGGCGCGTCACTGATGACACCGGAGGCCGGGAAACGGAATTTGGCGTCGCTGCGCGCGCCATGCAGCAACTGGGCAAGCACCGTCAGAGCATATTGGAGGCCGGCAGCAGCAGAATATTCAACGGTTACACTGTCAGCAGCAAAGGACAGCCGATAACCTTCGGCTTCCAACCCACTATGCTTCTTGAAATTGAGTGGCTTTCCTTCATGCACGGGTGCAAGACTGAGCGGCGCATGACCGACCGCGAACAGTCTGCGGAAAAGCGAAAGCACGCCGTCCACAGCAAGCACTTCGTCCGTTGTCGCTTCCTTCGCCGGGAAAAGCGCCACTGGGAAGGTTTCGCCGGGTTGCACCTCAACATCAGCAGGCCATGGCTGCATGGAAAACGGCAGATCGAGCTTTCCTTCCGGCAACAGGACCGGCGGCGGCTCGCTGTGGCGTCCATCCAGCATCAG
Coding sequences within it:
- a CDS encoding M81 family metallopeptidase, whose amino-acid sequence is MRIAVGGIHTECSTSSPVLMRPEDFRVFRGQDLVEAEYFNFLGDGGAEVLPLLHARAVPGGPVSRQAYEAFKTEFLERLRAVLPVDGLYLAMHGAMNVEGMDDAEGDWISSARAVVGPDVIVSASYDLHGNVSQRIIDQLDIFAGYRTAPHIDVRETMVRAWSMLLKALKTGEKPGVAWAKIPVLLPGEKTSTEDEPAKSLYAVLPQHDARPGIWDANFMIGYVWADEPRATACAVVTGTNKQEAQAVAVEIAQAYWDARQDFEFGPVTEPLDAILDIAAKTVTTPIILADSGDNPTGGGVGDRADVLAALIARNWQGALMGGITDKPAVEACFAAGEGASVSLQIGGSLDPQSPSVNVEALVLKLDDPGTDEQRQAVVAIGGVTVILAARRRPYHMLSDFTRLGFDPKEAKLLVVKSGYLSPELAPIANPNLMALTDGVINQDIESLPNHRRQGAIFPWSMSFDYSPEPVLSARWR
- a CDS encoding beta-N-acetylhexosaminidase, giving the protein MALTRYRLENSWHPLQDNASGGFTFTLFNLSSEPLSDFRVVYTSLTRTVDKPVCENAVYLRRNANFHEFAPPPGFVLEAGQSWRFVVDGLLRPARHRTDGAKSAYVSLADGTHRTVEVADLMLDGRHSEPPPVLLPEGKLDLPFSMQPWPADVEVQPGETFPVALFPAKEATTDEVLAVDGVLSLFRRLFAVGHAPLSLAPVHEGKPLNFKKHSGLEAEGYRLSFAADSVTVEYSAAAGLQYALTVLAQLLHGARSDAKFRFPASGVISDAPRYSWRGCHLDVSRQFYPTDDVLRLIDIMAWFRMNRFHWHLTDDEAWRLEIKAYPLLTTVGATRGPDTQLLPQLGNSAEPVSGFYTQNDVRNVVARAAALNVEVIPEVDIPGHSTAALVAYPELTDGQEAPDSYRSVQGYPNNALNPAIELTYEFLGKIFDEMVELFPSRLIHIGGDEVADGSWLASPLAKSLMEKEGLDGTFGIQSYFMKRIQGMLHERGRQLAGWDEVSHGGGVDPQGTLLMAWQKPEVGLALAKQGYDVVMTPGQAYYLDMVQDEAWQEPGASWAGTVPPSHTYAYEAVGEFPEELKDRMKGVQACIWSEHFLNRAYFNHLVFPRLPAIAEAAWTPKAQKDWLRFAAIVPLSPVY